Proteins co-encoded in one Sulfuricystis thermophila genomic window:
- the thrC gene encoding threonine synthase — translation MKYISTRGHATPQAFCDILLGGLAPDGGLYLPESYPQVSRAELAEWRELPYPALALKIFLKFIDDIPACDLKGIVDRTYTARTYPYCRPGRDASDITPLTTLEPGFHLLELSNGPTLAFKDMAMQLLGNLFEYVLEKRGEAINILGATSGDTGSAAEYAMRGKKNVRVFMLSPHGKMSAFQRAQMYSLQDENIINIAIRGMFDDCQDIVKQVANDAAFKAKYKIGAVNSINWARVLAQIVYYFKGYFAATQSNDEEVAFAVPSGNFGNICAGHIARMMGLPIARLVLATNENDVLDEFFRSGRYRPRGSAETHVTSSPSMDISKASNFERFVFDLVGRDPAMVRQLWAKVDAGEGFDLSGTPFMAKLPQFRFVSGKSTHADRLATIRTVWERYQVMIDPHTADAVKVAREHLLPEVPMIVLETAQPVKFAETIQEALGREPTRPKALEGIEGLPQRVVVMDADAGAVKALIEKVCTTGR, via the coding sequence ATGAAATACATCTCCACACGCGGCCATGCCACGCCGCAAGCCTTCTGCGACATCCTGCTCGGTGGTCTGGCGCCCGACGGCGGCCTCTATCTGCCCGAGAGTTATCCGCAGGTTTCCCGCGCCGAGCTCGCCGAATGGCGCGAGCTCCCCTATCCGGCGTTGGCGCTGAAGATCTTTTTGAAGTTCATCGACGACATTCCGGCCTGCGATCTGAAAGGCATCGTCGATCGCACCTACACCGCGCGCACCTACCCCTATTGCCGCCCAGGCCGCGATGCCTCTGACATCACGCCGCTCACCACGCTGGAACCCGGCTTTCACCTGCTGGAGCTGTCGAACGGACCGACGCTCGCCTTCAAGGACATGGCGATGCAGCTCTTGGGCAACCTGTTCGAATATGTGCTCGAGAAGCGCGGCGAGGCGATCAACATCCTGGGCGCCACTTCCGGCGACACCGGCTCGGCGGCCGAATATGCGATGCGCGGCAAGAAGAACGTGCGCGTCTTCATGCTCTCGCCCCACGGCAAGATGTCGGCCTTCCAGCGCGCGCAGATGTATTCGCTGCAGGATGAGAACATCATCAACATCGCCATCCGTGGCATGTTCGACGACTGCCAGGACATCGTCAAGCAGGTCGCCAACGATGCCGCCTTCAAGGCGAAATACAAGATCGGCGCGGTGAATTCGATCAACTGGGCACGCGTGTTGGCGCAGATCGTCTATTACTTCAAGGGCTATTTCGCGGCAACACAAAGCAACGACGAGGAAGTCGCCTTCGCCGTGCCATCCGGCAACTTCGGCAACATCTGCGCCGGGCACATCGCGCGCATGATGGGTTTACCAATCGCGCGGCTGGTGCTGGCCACCAACGAGAACGACGTGCTCGACGAATTCTTCCGCAGTGGCCGCTACCGGCCGCGCGGCAGCGCCGAAACCCATGTCACTTCGAGTCCGTCGATGGACATCTCGAAGGCCTCGAACTTCGAACGCTTCGTGTTCGACTTGGTCGGCCGCGATCCCGCGATGGTGCGTCAGCTTTGGGCGAAAGTCGATGCCGGGGAGGGTTTCGATCTGTCTGGCACGCCATTCATGGCGAAGCTGCCGCAATTCAGGTTCGTCTCCGGCAAGAGCACCCATGCCGACCGCTTGGCGACGATCCGCACCGTCTGGGAGCGGTATCAGGTCATGATCGACCCGCATACCGCCGATGCCGTCAAGGTGGCGCGCGAGCATCTGTTGCCTGAGGTGCCGATGATCGTGCTGGAGACCGCGCAGCCGGTGAAATTCGCCGAAACGATTCAGGAAGCCTTGGGAAGGGAGCCGACACGCCCGAAAGCGCTGGAAGGCATCGAGGGGTTACCGCAGCGCGTCGTCGTCATGGATGCCGATGCGGGGGCCGTCAAGGCGCTGATAGAAAAGGTCTGCACTACAGGTAGATGA
- a CDS encoding HU family DNA-binding protein gives MNKGDLVEVVAKSADISKAAAAKALDAMIDAVVKSVAKGNAVTLVGFGTFKAAKRAARTGVNPKTGEKLKIAATTVPRFTAGAGFKAAVAGKKKAAKK, from the coding sequence ATGAACAAAGGGGATCTCGTCGAAGTCGTCGCCAAGAGCGCCGACATCAGCAAAGCCGCTGCCGCCAAAGCCCTGGACGCGATGATCGACGCCGTGGTCAAGTCCGTTGCCAAGGGCAATGCCGTGACGCTGGTTGGCTTCGGCACCTTCAAGGCGGCCAAGCGCGCCGCACGCACCGGTGTCAATCCGAAGACCGGCGAAAAGCTGAAGATCGCCGCCACCACCGTGCCGCGCTTCACTGCCGGCGCCGGCTTCAAGGCTGCCGTCGCGGGCAAGAAGAAGGCTGCCAAGAAGTAA
- a CDS encoding MFS transporter, whose amino-acid sequence MLALSRRFPAFQSRNFRLFFAGQLVSLIGTWMQHIAMTWLAYRLTDSTVMLGLVGFSSQLPILLFSIPAGVWNDRLDRRRLLILTQFLALLQALLLAGLTATATITPALLLALAFTLGCINAVDLPARQAFVAQMVPDKRALPNAIGLNSFLMNGSRFVGPALAGLVVATAGEAACFLLNALSYLAVLAALAAIRTVPGKPPARQSALDALRDGLIYTIRHPRIRLTLLLIACFSFFVTPYVVMMPVYARDLFHGDARTYGLLISSAGAGSLCAALWLAWRGGKRAGDGLDRLVGRTAVTGGIMLAAFAYLPKIEFAYPLLMLLGFSVVITAAGSNTLIQLEVEEHFRGRVMAIFSTAFLGIAPLGSLMVGLVSAHLDVRSTLFGCGLLAFGAGLVFRRRIHAHQ is encoded by the coding sequence ATGCTTGCTCTATCCCGGCGTTTTCCCGCCTTCCAGTCACGCAATTTCCGGCTGTTTTTCGCCGGCCAGCTGGTCTCGCTGATCGGCACCTGGATGCAGCACATCGCGATGACCTGGCTCGCCTACCGGCTCACCGATTCGACCGTGATGCTCGGTCTGGTCGGCTTCTCCAGCCAGCTGCCGATCCTGCTGTTTTCGATTCCCGCCGGCGTCTGGAACGACCGCCTCGACCGACGCCGTTTGTTGATCCTCACCCAGTTCCTCGCCCTGCTGCAGGCGCTGCTGCTCGCCGGGCTCACCGCGACGGCGACGATCACCCCGGCCCTGCTCCTCGCCCTCGCCTTCACGCTCGGTTGCATCAATGCCGTCGATCTACCCGCACGCCAGGCTTTCGTTGCGCAGATGGTGCCGGACAAGCGTGCCCTGCCGAATGCGATCGGTCTCAATTCCTTTTTGATGAATGGCTCGCGCTTCGTCGGCCCGGCGCTCGCCGGTCTGGTCGTCGCGACGGCGGGCGAGGCCGCCTGCTTTCTGCTCAATGCCCTGTCCTATCTGGCGGTGCTCGCCGCGCTGGCAGCGATCCGCACGGTCCCCGGCAAGCCGCCGGCGCGGCAATCGGCCCTCGATGCGCTCCGCGACGGGCTGATCTACACCATCCGTCATCCGCGCATCCGGCTGACCTTGTTGCTGATCGCCTGCTTCAGCTTCTTCGTCACACCCTACGTGGTGATGATGCCGGTGTATGCGCGCGACCTGTTTCATGGCGATGCACGCACCTACGGCCTGTTGATCAGCAGCGCGGGGGCGGGTTCGCTCTGCGCGGCGTTATGGCTGGCCTGGCGGGGTGGCAAACGCGCCGGCGACGGCCTCGACCGCCTGGTGGGGCGTACGGCGGTGACAGGCGGCATCATGCTGGCGGCGTTCGCTTATCTGCCGAAGATCGAGTTCGCTTACCCGCTGCTGATGCTGCTCGGTTTTTCAGTCGTGATCACCGCCGCCGGCAGCAACACCTTGATCCAGCTGGAAGTCGAAGAACATTTCCGTGGCCGGGTGATGGCGATCTTCTCGACGGCGTTTCTCGGCATCGCACCATTGGGCAGCCTGATGGTGGGCCTGGTCAGCGCGCATCTCGATGTCCGATCGACCCTGTTCGGCTGCGGCCTGCTGGCCTTCGGCGCCGGCCTGGTCTTTCGGCGGCGCATTCATGCGCACCAATGA
- the gltX gene encoding glutamate--tRNA ligase has protein sequence MTVRTRFAPSPTGYLHIGGARTALFAWAYARHHGGQFILRIEDTDIERSTPQAVQAILDGMRWLGLTPDEGPFFQTQRMMRYKEVIQQMLAAGTAYHCYMSKEELDALRAEQEARKEKPRYDGRWRPEPGKTLPTPPSGVQPVVRFRNPTDGVVAWDDLVKGHIEFSNAELDDFIIARADGTPTYNFCVVVDDWDMRISHVIRGDDHVNNTPRQINLLKALGAPLPRYGHLSMILGPDGTKLSKRHGAVSVMQYDEDGYLPEAVLNYLARLGWSHGDDEIFSMEQFIQWFDLDHITSSAAQFNTEKLNWLNAHYIKHCDDERLGEEIRRRLVREGVVDTAFPEPAAIAALYKDRVQNLNELADAAHPFYVAPHPSEELRTQHLTDGALAALRDLRCRLASAEFVPEAVAKALKETLAATGLKMPQVAIPLRVVLLGQTQSPSIDRVLAVMGREEVLKRLDAVLG, from the coding sequence ATGACCGTCCGTACCCGTTTCGCTCCCAGCCCGACCGGCTATCTGCACATCGGTGGTGCACGCACTGCGCTGTTCGCCTGGGCCTATGCGCGCCACCATGGCGGGCAGTTCATCCTGCGCATCGAGGATACCGACATCGAGCGCTCGACGCCGCAAGCCGTCCAGGCGATCCTCGACGGCATGCGCTGGCTGGGGCTCACCCCCGACGAGGGGCCGTTTTTCCAGACGCAGCGCATGATGCGCTACAAGGAAGTGATCCAGCAGATGCTGGCGGCAGGCACTGCGTATCACTGTTACATGAGCAAGGAAGAGCTCGACGCCTTGCGCGCCGAGCAGGAGGCGAGAAAGGAAAAACCGCGCTACGATGGCCGCTGGAGGCCTGAGCCGGGCAAGACGCTGCCGACGCCGCCTTCTGGGGTACAGCCGGTGGTGCGCTTCCGGAACCCGACCGACGGCGTGGTCGCCTGGGATGACCTGGTCAAAGGGCACATCGAGTTCAGCAATGCCGAACTCGACGACTTCATCATCGCGCGTGCCGATGGCACGCCGACCTACAACTTCTGCGTCGTCGTCGATGACTGGGATATGCGGATCAGTCATGTGATCCGCGGCGACGACCATGTCAACAACACGCCGCGGCAAATCAACCTCTTGAAGGCGCTCGGTGCGCCGCTGCCGCGCTACGGCCATCTGTCGATGATCCTCGGACCGGACGGCACCAAGCTCTCGAAACGTCATGGCGCGGTGTCGGTGATGCAGTACGACGAGGACGGCTATCTGCCGGAAGCGGTGCTGAACTATCTCGCGCGGCTGGGCTGGTCGCACGGCGACGATGAGATCTTCAGCATGGAACAGTTCATCCAGTGGTTCGATCTCGATCACATCACCTCGTCGGCGGCACAGTTCAACACCGAAAAGCTCAACTGGCTGAACGCCCATTACATCAAGCATTGCGACGATGAACGGCTGGGTGAGGAAATCCGCCGGCGGCTGGTGCGCGAGGGGGTGGTCGATACCGCCTTTCCCGAGCCGGCGGCGATTGCGGCCTTGTACAAGGATCGGGTCCAAAACCTCAATGAGCTGGCCGATGCCGCGCATCCGTTCTATGTCGCGCCGCATCCGTCCGAGGAGCTGCGGACGCAGCATCTGACCGATGGCGCCCTGGCCGCCTTGCGCGATCTGCGCTGCCGTCTCGCCAGCGCCGAATTTGTGCCGGAAGCCGTGGCGAAGGCGCTCAAGGAGACGCTCGCCGCGACGGGACTCAAGATGCCGCAGGTGGCGATTCCGTTGCGCGTCGTGCTGCTCGGTCAGACGCAAAGCCCGTCCATCGACCGCGTGCTCGCGGTGATGGGACGGGAAGAAGTGTTGAAGCGGCTGGACGCGGTGCTGGGTTAA
- a CDS encoding glycine zipper 2TM domain-containing protein: MTTTVPNPPAKAGLHPLVAIAAIAVTVFSLFGIAAINGWLPSGKATSAETPAVASNTAVTAAPAGEPKTPGTAQPVAQAAPVEQSAPKPVARTAPKPASKPAAYPAPTEIAQAPVAAPPAPPAPPVCGNCGVIDNIREITQPGEATGLGAVAGGVVGAILGHQIGGGTGKKLATVAGAAGGAYAGHQIEKSQRKTTRYEVIVRMNDGTTRSVMMDMVPGWQIGERVRIENGTLVRD, encoded by the coding sequence ATGACCACGACCGTCCCGAACCCCCCGGCCAAAGCAGGTCTGCACCCGCTCGTCGCCATCGCGGCGATCGCCGTCACCGTCTTCTCGCTGTTCGGCATTGCGGCGATCAACGGCTGGCTGCCCAGCGGCAAGGCGACCTCAGCGGAGACGCCCGCAGTCGCCAGCAACACTGCCGTTACCGCAGCGCCGGCCGGCGAACCGAAGACCCCTGGCACGGCGCAACCCGTCGCACAGGCCGCCCCTGTCGAGCAAAGCGCACCGAAACCCGTCGCCAGAACGGCGCCCAAGCCCGCATCGAAGCCCGCCGCATATCCGGCACCAACCGAGATCGCCCAGGCCCCCGTCGCCGCCCCGCCGGCCCCCCCAGCTCCACCGGTCTGCGGCAACTGTGGCGTGATCGACAATATTCGTGAGATCACCCAGCCGGGCGAGGCCACGGGTCTCGGCGCCGTGGCCGGTGGCGTGGTCGGCGCGATCCTCGGCCACCAGATCGGTGGCGGCACCGGCAAGAAACTCGCCACCGTGGCCGGCGCAGCCGGCGGCGCCTATGCCGGTCACCAGATCGAGAAATCGCAGCGCAAGACGACGCGTTACGAAGTCATCGTGCGCATGAACGATGGCACCACGCGCTCGGTGATGATGGACATGGTGCCCGGCTGGCAGATCGGCGAGCGCGTGCGCATCGAGAATGGCACGCTGGTGAGGGATTAA
- the mnmC gene encoding bifunctional tRNA (5-methylaminomethyl-2-thiouridine)(34)-methyltransferase MnmD/FAD-dependent 5-carboxymethylaminomethyl-2-thiouridine(34) oxidoreductase MnmC: MKPAPIVPAELAFDGNGVPYAPAFGDVYHSASGGLEQARHVFLAGNDLPARWRGRDFAILETGFGLGLNFLATWQAWQEAPGRRLHYFAIERHPFRAEDLARLHERFPALAPLAARLRAAWPSLIPGFHRLHFEGGAITLTLVFGAAQTVLGDIAGRFDAFYLDGFSPAKNPEMWSRKVCEDLAWLAAPGATLATWTVAGEVRRNLAAAGFHVERRTGFGSKREMLVGQYPEGAVPPAPSFGGRKIAVIGAGIAGLACAERLASRGLEVTLFERRERIAAETSGNHQAILLPALAVDATRLARLNQGAFLYALHRLDALAAGGHAVASGRCGVFQIARDDSHAQKQASIVADQGLPHDFVQFLDAASAADIVGAEVAGPGWWFPRAGWVAPTSLAQALLAQAGPAVTLRLATSVAALAGTDDGWRLLDAAGKPLWEGAAVILAHAHGIAGLPQAAHLPILCFRGQTTHLPAAALPQPLRCVVCREGYLAPPHDGIASLGASFKRSRDLTPSLDEHAANLARLEAMLPGWGERFTAENLTGRVALRPVSPDKLPLVGALPLSTCEPRPLAHVEWPCWPGLFVASGYGARGFVWAPLMAELLASQICGEPLPIGHELAAAVDPARFAWKGRSEM; this comes from the coding sequence GTGAAGCCGGCGCCGATCGTTCCCGCCGAGCTCGCGTTCGACGGCAACGGCGTACCCTACGCGCCAGCTTTCGGCGACGTCTATCACTCCGCCAGCGGCGGCCTCGAACAGGCCCGTCATGTGTTCCTCGCCGGCAACGATCTGCCCGCGCGCTGGCGGGGGCGCGATTTCGCCATCCTGGAAACCGGCTTCGGCCTCGGTCTCAACTTCCTCGCCACCTGGCAGGCGTGGCAGGAAGCCCCCGGACGTCGGCTGCATTATTTCGCGATCGAGCGACACCCGTTTCGGGCCGAGGATCTCGCACGGCTGCATGAAAGATTCCCTGCCCTCGCGCCGCTCGCTGCCCGATTGCGCGCAGCCTGGCCCAGCCTGATTCCCGGCTTCCACCGGCTGCATTTCGAAGGCGGCGCCATCACGCTGACGTTGGTCTTCGGCGCGGCGCAGACGGTGCTCGGCGACATCGCCGGACGTTTCGACGCCTTTTATCTCGACGGTTTCTCGCCGGCAAAAAATCCCGAGATGTGGTCGAGGAAGGTTTGCGAGGATCTGGCCTGGCTCGCCGCTCCCGGCGCGACACTCGCCACCTGGACGGTGGCGGGCGAGGTGCGGCGCAATCTCGCCGCGGCGGGCTTCCATGTCGAGCGTCGCACCGGTTTCGGCAGCAAACGCGAGATGCTCGTCGGCCAATATCCCGAAGGTGCCGTTCCGCCAGCGCCGAGTTTCGGCGGCCGGAAAATCGCCGTGATCGGCGCCGGCATCGCCGGGCTCGCCTGCGCCGAACGACTCGCGTCACGCGGTTTGGAAGTCACGCTGTTCGAGCGGCGTGAGCGCATCGCCGCCGAGACCTCCGGCAATCACCAGGCGATCCTGCTGCCAGCCCTGGCCGTCGATGCAACACGCCTGGCGCGCCTGAACCAGGGTGCCTTTCTCTATGCACTGCACCGTCTCGATGCGCTCGCCGCTGGCGGCCACGCGGTCGCCAGCGGGCGTTGCGGCGTGTTCCAGATCGCCCGTGATGACTCGCACGCCCAGAAACAGGCGAGTATCGTCGCCGATCAGGGTCTCCCCCACGACTTCGTGCAGTTTCTCGATGCGGCATCGGCAGCGGACATCGTCGGCGCCGAGGTAGCCGGCCCGGGCTGGTGGTTTCCCCGCGCCGGCTGGGTCGCCCCCACCTCACTCGCTCAGGCCTTGCTGGCGCAGGCCGGGCCGGCCGTCACCCTCCGCCTCGCCACGTCCGTGGCCGCATTGGCCGGCACGGACGACGGTTGGCGTCTCCTCGATGCCGCGGGCAAGCCGCTGTGGGAAGGTGCAGCGGTCATCCTCGCCCATGCCCATGGGATTGCTGGGCTACCGCAGGCGGCGCATCTGCCGATCCTCTGCTTTCGCGGCCAGACCACCCATCTGCCGGCAGCCGCGCTTCCCCAGCCGCTGCGCTGCGTCGTCTGCCGCGAAGGCTATCTCGCCCCGCCGCACGACGGTATCGCCAGCCTGGGCGCCAGCTTCAAGCGCAGCCGTGATCTGACGCCGAGCCTCGATGAACATGCCGCAAATCTCGCCCGGCTGGAAGCCATGCTCCCCGGCTGGGGCGAGCGCTTCACGGCGGAAAATCTCACCGGCCGCGTCGCGCTGCGGCCGGTCTCGCCGGACAAACTGCCGCTGGTCGGCGCCTTGCCGCTGTCGACATGCGAGCCACGCCCGCTCGCGCATGTCGAATGGCCGTGCTGGCCGGGACTGTTCGTCGCCAGCGGTTATGGCGCGCGCGGCTTCGTCTGGGCACCGCTGATGGCCGAACTGCTCGCCAGCCAGATCTGCGGCGAACCGTTGCCGATCGGGCACGAACTCGCCGCCGCGGTCGATCCGGCGCGCTTTGCCTGGAAAGGGCGCAGCGAAATGTAA
- the lysS gene encoding lysine--tRNA ligase: protein MSDNIPAAPPVDENHIIAERREKLKAWRATGRAYPNDFRRENLAARLDELYGEKSKEELEATPIAVSVAGRIMLKRVMGKASFITVQDLSGRIQFYVTRDNVGEAVYEDFKKWDLGDIVGAVGTLMKTKTGELTVQCTEIHLLSKCLRPLPEKFHGLTDVEQKYRQRYLDLITNEETRFTFVARSRMIQSIRNYMVHHGFLEVETPMMHPIPGGAAAKPFVTHHNALDMDLFLRIAPELYLKRLVVGGFEKVFEINRNFRNEGLSPRHNPEFTMMEFYEAYADYKTLMDFTEGLIRHAAREALGTEVFDYQGRTLDLSKPFRRMTTVEAIHAYHPGYSLTMLNDAGWLRHKLADLQVEIKPNAGLGTLQMQLFEETTEAELWEPTYIIDYPTEVSPLARRSDRNPEITERFELYIVGREIANGFSELNDPEDQAARFMEQAKARAAGDEEAMYFDADYIRALEYGLPPTGGCGIGIDRLVMLLTDSPSIRDVILFPQMRPE from the coding sequence ATGAGCGACAACATCCCAGCCGCCCCGCCAGTCGACGAGAACCACATCATCGCCGAGCGCCGCGAAAAGCTCAAAGCCTGGCGCGCGACCGGCCGCGCCTATCCGAACGACTTCCGGCGCGAGAACCTCGCTGCACGTCTCGACGAGCTCTACGGCGAGAAAAGCAAGGAGGAACTGGAAGCCACGCCAATCGCCGTCAGCGTCGCCGGCCGCATCATGTTGAAGCGTGTGATGGGCAAGGCGAGCTTCATCACCGTGCAGGATCTCTCCGGCCGCATTCAGTTCTATGTCACTCGCGACAATGTCGGCGAGGCGGTGTATGAGGACTTCAAGAAGTGGGATCTGGGCGACATCGTCGGGGCGGTGGGCACGCTGATGAAGACCAAGACCGGCGAGCTCACCGTGCAATGCACGGAGATTCATCTGCTCTCGAAGTGCCTGCGCCCGCTGCCGGAAAAGTTCCACGGCCTGACCGACGTCGAGCAGAAGTACCGCCAGCGCTATCTGGATCTGATCACCAACGAGGAGACGCGCTTCACCTTCGTCGCCCGCTCGCGGATGATCCAGTCGATCCGCAACTACATGGTGCATCACGGCTTCCTCGAAGTCGAGACGCCGATGATGCATCCGATCCCCGGCGGCGCCGCAGCGAAGCCCTTCGTCACCCATCACAATGCGCTCGACATGGATCTGTTCCTGCGCATCGCGCCGGAGCTGTATCTGAAACGCCTAGTCGTCGGCGGCTTCGAGAAGGTGTTCGAGATCAACCGTAACTTCCGCAACGAAGGTCTCTCGCCGCGCCACAATCCCGAATTCACGATGATGGAGTTTTATGAGGCCTATGCCGACTACAAGACGCTGATGGACTTCACCGAAGGGCTGATCCGCCATGCGGCGCGCGAGGCGCTCGGCACCGAGGTCTTCGACTATCAGGGGCGCACGCTCGATCTCTCCAAGCCCTTCCGCCGCATGACCACCGTCGAGGCGATCCACGCCTATCATCCGGGTTACAGCCTGACGATGCTGAATGATGCCGGCTGGCTGCGCCACAAGCTCGCCGATCTCCAGGTCGAGATCAAGCCCAATGCGGGGCTGGGCACCCTGCAGATGCAGCTGTTCGAGGAAACCACCGAGGCCGAGCTGTGGGAGCCGACCTACATCATCGACTATCCGACCGAAGTCTCGCCCTTGGCGCGACGCTCCGACCGGAATCCCGAGATCACCGAACGTTTCGAGCTCTACATCGTCGGCCGCGAGATTGCCAATGGCTTCTCGGAATTGAACGATCCCGAGGATCAGGCGGCACGCTTCATGGAGCAGGCCAAGGCACGGGCCGCCGGTGATGAGGAGGCAATGTATTTCGATGCCGACTACATCCGCGCGCTCGAATACGGGCTGCCGCCCACCGGCGGCTGCGGCATCGGCATCGACCGGCTGGTGATGCTGCTCACCGACTCGCCGTCGATCCGCGACGTGATCCTCTTTCCGCAGATGCGACCTGAGTGA
- the prfB gene encoding peptide chain release factor 2 (programmed frameshift), producing the protein MEAERLNSLANRIADLEARGDQLRRYLDFDAKSEKLAEINRLMEDPGIWNDAERAQSLGKEKKSLEAVVLTLEGVKNSLADARELLEMAKAEEDEETLAAVESDLAAVEAKVADLEFRRMFNNPADPNNCFIDIQAGAGGTEACDWASMLLRQYLKYCEKKGFKTEILEQTDGDVAGIRSATIKVEGDYAYGFLRTETGVHRLVRKSPFDSSGGRHTSFASIYVYPEIDDSIEVEINPADLRIDTFRASGAGGQHINKTDSAVRITHLPTGIVVQCQNDRSQHKNRAEAMAMLKSRLYELEMRKRREEADKLEAQKTDVGWGHQIRSYVLDQSRIKDLRTNVEISNTQKVLDGDLDPFIEASLKQGV; encoded by the exons ATGGAAGCCGAACGCCTGAACAGCCTGGCCAACCGCATCGCCGACCTCGAAGCCCGCGGCGACCAACTGCGGAGGTATCTT GACTTCGATGCGAAGTCCGAGAAGCTCGCCGAAATCAATCGCCTGATGGAAGACCCCGGCATCTGGAACGATGCCGAGCGCGCCCAGAGCCTGGGCAAGGAGAAAAAATCCCTCGAAGCCGTGGTGCTCACGCTGGAAGGCGTGAAGAACAGCCTCGCCGATGCGCGCGAGCTGCTCGAGATGGCCAAGGCGGAGGAAGACGAAGAGACGCTCGCCGCCGTCGAGAGCGATCTCGCCGCCGTCGAAGCGAAGGTCGCCGACCTCGAATTCCGTCGCATGTTCAACAATCCGGCCGACCCGAACAACTGCTTCATCGACATTCAGGCCGGCGCCGGCGGCACCGAAGCCTGCGACTGGGCCAGCATGCTGTTGCGCCAGTATCTGAAATACTGCGAGAAAAAGGGTTTCAAGACCGAGATCCTCGAACAGACCGATGGTGACGTCGCCGGTATTCGCAGCGCGACGATCAAGGTCGAGGGCGATTATGCCTACGGCTTTTTGCGCACCGAGACCGGCGTGCATCGCCTGGTGAGGAAGTCGCCTTTCGATTCGTCCGGCGGTCGTCACACCAGCTTCGCCAGCATCTACGTCTATCCCGAGATCGACGATTCGATCGAAGTGGAGATCAATCCGGCGGATTTGCGCATCGACACCTTCCGCGCTTCCGGCGCCGGCGGTCAGCACATCAACAAGACCGATTCGGCGGTGCGCATCACCCACCTGCCGACCGGCATCGTCGTGCAGTGCCAGAACGACCGCTCGCAGCACAAGAACCGCGCCGAGGCGATGGCGATGCTCAAATCACGCCTCTACGAGCTGGAAATGCGCAAGCGCCGCGAGGAAGCCGACAAGCTCGAAGCGCAGAAGACCGATGTCGGCTGGGGACACCAGATCAGAAGCTATGTGCTGGATCAGTCGCGCATCAAGGACCTGCGCACCAATGTCGAGATCTCCAACACCCAGAAGGTGCTCGACGGCGATCTCGATCCCTTCATCGAAGCCAGCCTGAAGCAAGGCGTTTGA